One genomic window of Isachenkonia alkalipeptolytica includes the following:
- a CDS encoding acetyl-CoA carboxylase biotin carboxyl carrier protein subunit (composes the biotin carboxyl carrier protein subunit of the acetyl-CoA carboxylase complex, the enzyme that catalyzes the carboxylation of acetyl-CoA to malonyl-CoA, which in turn controls the rate of fatty acid metabolism) yields MKKFNITVNGVTYEVDVEEVGQGGAAPQAPAQPAAQSAPQPAAKPAQAAAPKKEELKKEEPKKEAAPAAPAGAQTVEAPMPGNIWKVLVKEGDPVEEG; encoded by the coding sequence ATGAAAAAGTTTAATATCACCGTGAACGGTGTGACCTATGAAGTGGACGTAGAAGAAGTGGGACAGGGAGGGGCCGCGCCTCAAGCACCGGCACAACCGGCGGCCCAGTCAGCCCCTCAGCCTGCAGCCAAGCCGGCCCAAGCCGCGGCTCCCAAAAAGGAAGAACTGAAAAAGGAAGAACCGAAAAAAGAAGCGGCCCCCGCGGCGCCCGCCGGTGCTCAAACCGTGGAAGCCCCCATGCCGGGAAATATCTGGAAAGTCTTAGTGAAAGAGGGAGACCCGGTGGAAGAAGGT
- a CDS encoding OadG family protein, with amino-acid sequence MNMNRALLTGETLLDRLRDPSVEMSFGDKLAASIQVTILGVVIVLMALILLYFAINIMEKLLRQPQKPAAKATEEKPSTPAAAEPVKEEEREPSAAEQQDEELVAVITAAIAASMETSTHNIVVRNIVRTADTTPAWGRAGRTEQINQMYRV; translated from the coding sequence ATGAACATGAATAGAGCGTTGCTTACGGGGGAGACCCTATTGGACCGACTGCGGGATCCCAGCGTGGAGATGTCCTTCGGCGATAAACTGGCGGCCAGTATTCAGGTTACGATCCTAGGGGTTGTAATCGTACTAATGGCATTGATCCTGTTATATTTTGCCATCAATATTATGGAAAAACTATTGCGTCAGCCTCAAAAGCCGGCGGCCAAGGCCACGGAAGAAAAGCCTTCAACCCCCGCAGCGGCGGAACCGGTAAAGGAAGAAGAACGTGAGCCTTCTGCGGCGGAGCAGCAAGATGAAGAATTGGTAGCGGTGATTACCGCCGCCATTGCCGCAAGTATGGAAACATCCACCCACAACATCGTGGTAAGAAACATCGTACGAACCGCCGATACCACCCCGGCCTGGGGAAGAGCGGGACGGACGGAGCAGATCAATCAAATGTACCGGGTATAA
- a CDS encoding acyl-CoA carboxylase subunit beta has translation MATERLEELRRRKEKIRAGGGEKRIEKQHAKGKLTARERINLLFDEGSFVEIDAHMKHRCVNFGMEKVDAPGEGVVTGYGKVHGKLVYAYAQDFTVVGGSLGEMHAKKIVKTQELSLKMGAPIVGLNDSGGARIQEAVDALSGYGQIFYNNTIASGVVPQISAIMGPCAGGAVYSPALTDFIFMVDKTSQMFITGPEVVKSVTGEEVTSEELGGATTHNTKSGVAHVKASDDEECLGEIRRLLSFLPSNNMEGAPQIAIEDDLNRMLPEMEGFVPENANKPYDMKDIITAIADEGDFYEVQPTYAMNMITGFIRINGASVGVIANQPKVLAGCLDIDASDKAGRFIRTCDCFNIPVLNLVDVPGFLPGKGQEHGGIIRHGAKMLYAYSEATVPKVTLIVRKSYGGAYLAMCSKDLGADMVLAWPSAEIAVMGPQGAANIIFRKEIKESDDPQRTREEKIQQYSEEFATPYKAAERGFVDDVIEPAATRARLVDAFDMLASKRETRPAKKHGNFPV, from the coding sequence ATGGCCACAGAGAGACTAGAAGAACTGCGTCGGCGGAAAGAAAAAATCCGAGCCGGCGGTGGAGAAAAAAGAATCGAGAAGCAGCATGCCAAAGGAAAATTGACGGCGAGAGAACGAATCAACCTACTGTTTGATGAGGGAAGCTTCGTTGAAATCGATGCCCATATGAAACACCGATGTGTCAACTTCGGAATGGAAAAGGTCGATGCTCCGGGAGAAGGGGTGGTAACCGGTTACGGGAAAGTACACGGAAAACTGGTTTATGCCTACGCCCAGGATTTCACCGTGGTTGGGGGATCCTTAGGAGAGATGCACGCGAAGAAGATTGTGAAGACCCAGGAATTATCCCTGAAAATGGGGGCCCCCATAGTGGGACTCAATGACTCGGGAGGGGCAAGAATCCAAGAGGCGGTGGATGCCCTGTCGGGATACGGTCAGATTTTTTACAACAACACCATCGCCTCCGGAGTGGTTCCCCAGATTTCCGCCATCATGGGACCCTGCGCCGGTGGAGCGGTTTATTCCCCGGCCCTGACGGACTTTATCTTTATGGTGGATAAAACCAGTCAAATGTTTATTACGGGACCGGAAGTGGTCAAGTCCGTAACGGGAGAAGAGGTGACCTCGGAAGAATTAGGGGGCGCCACCACTCATAATACCAAAAGCGGTGTGGCCCATGTGAAGGCCTCCGACGACGAAGAATGTTTAGGGGAAATTCGAAGACTCTTAAGCTTTTTGCCCTCCAACAACATGGAAGGGGCACCCCAAATCGCCATTGAAGACGATTTAAACCGCATGCTTCCGGAAATGGAAGGCTTTGTACCGGAAAATGCCAACAAGCCCTATGATATGAAAGACATCATCACCGCCATCGCCGATGAGGGAGATTTTTATGAAGTACAGCCCACCTATGCGATGAATATGATCACCGGATTTATTCGAATCAACGGTGCCAGCGTCGGGGTCATTGCCAATCAGCCCAAGGTTCTGGCCGGCTGTTTGGATATTGACGCTTCCGATAAGGCGGGACGGTTTATTCGAACCTGTGACTGCTTTAACATCCCGGTACTGAATTTAGTGGACGTTCCCGGATTTCTGCCCGGAAAAGGACAGGAACACGGGGGAATCATCCGACACGGAGCGAAAATGCTCTATGCCTACAGCGAAGCCACGGTACCGAAGGTAACTTTGATTGTGCGAAAATCCTACGGCGGAGCCTATCTTGCCATGTGTTCCAAGGACCTGGGGGCCGATATGGTACTGGCCTGGCCTTCTGCGGAAATCGCGGTAATGGGACCTCAAGGAGCGGCCAACATCATTTTCAGAAAAGAAATTAAGGAATCCGACGACCCTCAACGTACCCGGGAAGAAAAAATCCAACAGTACTCCGAGGAATTCGCCACCCCCTACAAGGCGGCGGAACGAGGCTTCGTAGACGATGTTATCGAACCGGCTGCCACAAGAGCACGACTGGTGGACGCCTTTGATATGCTGGCCAGTAAACGGGAAACAAGACCGGCGAAGAAACACGGAAACTTCCCGGTATAA
- the mce gene encoding methylmalonyl-CoA epimerase produces MKTTKLDHIGIAVKDLEKSLSFYEDVLGIKCEGKETVEEQKVRVAFLPIGDTEVELLESTDPEGPIAKFIEKKGEGIQHMAYRVEDIEKAIASMKEKGIRMIDEKPRYGAGGAKIAFCHPKDTNGVLIELSERED; encoded by the coding sequence ATGAAAACCACTAAATTGGATCATATCGGAATTGCGGTGAAGGATCTGGAAAAATCCCTTTCCTTCTATGAGGATGTACTGGGCATCAAATGCGAAGGCAAAGAAACCGTGGAGGAACAAAAAGTACGGGTGGCCTTCCTGCCCATCGGAGATACGGAGGTGGAGCTTCTGGAGTCCACGGATCCCGAAGGTCCCATTGCGAAGTTCATCGAGAAAAAAGGGGAAGGCATCCAACACATGGCCTACCGGGTGGAGGATATTGAAAAGGCCATTGCTTCCATGAAGGAAAAGGGCATCCGGATGATCGACGAAAAACCCCGTTACGGAGCCGGCGGTGCGAAAATCGCTTTTTGTCACCCGAAGGATACCAACGGGGTGTTAATTGAGCTGAGTGAACGGGAAGATTAG
- the meaB gene encoding methylmalonyl Co-A mutase-associated GTPase MeaB, with the protein MVNLKEKLRNGNKKATARMITMLENNDPEAIKILGELYQYTGNAKVIGITGPPGAGKSTLTDKLVKALRKEDKTVGIIAVDPTSPFSGGSILGDRIRMTDLAVDPGVFIRSMGTRGHLGGLSKATQGAVKALDLYGMDYIFIETVGVGQSEVDIMKTADTVLMVMVPGLGDDIQAIKAGIMEIGDVFAINKADRDGAAKTHREIDNMLDYAHSDWRPPVKRVVAIQNKGIEELLEAVKDHLAYLDESGEMLNRRVKSSEIEILELIKDRMMQDLLREEDILKDIKAFSREVAQRQSNPYSASEEILRKMIKKEAEKYENH; encoded by the coding sequence ATGGTTAATTTAAAGGAAAAACTGAGAAACGGGAACAAAAAAGCGACGGCCCGTATGATTACCATGCTGGAGAATAATGATCCCGAGGCCATAAAGATCCTGGGGGAACTCTATCAGTATACGGGAAACGCCAAGGTCATCGGCATCACCGGTCCTCCCGGTGCAGGGAAAAGCACCTTGACGGATAAACTGGTCAAAGCCCTTCGAAAGGAAGATAAAACCGTGGGGATCATCGCCGTGGATCCCACCAGTCCCTTTTCCGGCGGCTCCATTTTAGGAGACCGGATTCGAATGACGGACCTTGCGGTGGATCCCGGGGTATTTATCCGAAGTATGGGCACCCGGGGGCACCTGGGCGGTCTTTCCAAAGCCACCCAGGGAGCGGTGAAAGCCCTGGACCTCTACGGAATGGATTATATCTTTATCGAAACCGTAGGGGTGGGCCAGTCGGAAGTGGACATCATGAAAACCGCGGATACGGTGTTGATGGTCATGGTTCCCGGTCTTGGTGACGACATCCAGGCGATCAAAGCCGGGATCATGGAAATCGGCGACGTATTTGCCATCAATAAGGCGGATCGGGACGGGGCGGCAAAAACCCACCGGGAAATTGACAATATGCTGGATTATGCCCACAGTGACTGGCGTCCGCCGGTAAAGCGGGTGGTGGCCATTCAAAACAAAGGGATTGAAGAGCTCTTAGAAGCGGTCAAAGACCATCTGGCCTATTTGGATGAATCGGGAGAAATGCTGAACCGAAGAGTCAAAAGCAGTGAGATTGAAATCCTGGAGCTGATCAAGGATCGGATGATGCAGGACCTTTTACGGGAAGAGGATATTTTAAAAGACATCAAGGCCTTTTCCAGGGAAGTGGCCCAGCGGCAATCGAACCCCTACAGCGCCAGTGAAGAGATTCTAAGAAAGATGATAAAAAAGGAGGCTGAAAAATATGAAAACCACTAA
- a CDS encoding cobalamin B12-binding domain-containing protein yields MDKPIRVLVAKPGLDGHDRGAKVIARALRDAGMEVVYTGLRQTPDQIVQTAIQEDVDVLALSILSGAHNHLLPKVVERLKEEGVYDEVLVLAGGVIPADDIQNLIDAGVESVFTPGTPTGVTVDFIKENLKK; encoded by the coding sequence ATGGATAAACCGATACGAGTATTAGTGGCAAAACCGGGTTTGGATGGGCATGATCGAGGAGCCAAGGTTATTGCAAGAGCCTTACGAGATGCAGGGATGGAAGTGGTCTATACAGGACTTCGACAAACCCCGGATCAAATTGTACAAACGGCGATTCAAGAAGATGTGGATGTGTTGGCCCTGAGTATTTTATCCGGAGCCCACAATCATCTGCTGCCCAAGGTGGTAGAGCGCCTGAAGGAAGAAGGGGTTTATGATGAAGTGCTGGTACTGGCCGGAGGCGTGATTCCCGCCGATGACATTCAAAACCTGATAGATGCAGGGGTTGAATCGGTATTCACCCCGGGGACCCCCACCGGTGTCACCGTGGACTTTATCAAGGAGAACTTAAAGAAATAA
- a CDS encoding acyl-CoA mutase large subunit family protein encodes MFEKEKVEQVKKEKERWQQEKVDKALSRFPERKEEFTNTSGKTVERLYTPEDIEGMDYQEDLGFPGEYPYTRGVQPTMYRSRFWTMRQYAGFATAEESNQRYKYLLDQGQTGLSVAFDLPTQIGYDSDHELAQGEVGKVGVAIDSLKDMEILFDGIPLDKVSTSMTINAPAAVLLAMYIAVGEKQGVSADKLRGTIQNDILKEYIARGTYIFPTEESMRLITDIFAYCSKEVPNWNTISISGYHIREAGSSATQEVAFTLADGIAYVEAAIKAGLDVDSFAPRLSFFFNSHNDLLEEVAKFRAARKLWAKIMKERFGAKNPKSMQLKFHTQTAGSTLTAQQPDNNIVRVAVQTLAAVLGGTQSLHTNSKDEAMALPTEDSVRVALRTQQVVAHESGVADTVDPLAGSFYVESLTNSIEEEALKYIEKIDELGGAPEAIEQGYIQKEIMDSSYNYQKELEKEERIVVGMNKFQVDEKPVEGLLKVDPKVEELQRDKISKTKESRDEAAVKEKLQALKKAAEGKDNTMPFILEAVKSYATLGEICDVLREVFGEYQQSVVI; translated from the coding sequence ATGTTTGAAAAAGAGAAAGTAGAACAGGTAAAAAAGGAAAAAGAAAGATGGCAACAGGAAAAGGTGGATAAAGCCTTAAGTCGATTCCCGGAAAGGAAAGAAGAGTTCACCAACACCTCCGGGAAAACCGTTGAACGGCTTTATACTCCCGAGGATATCGAAGGGATGGACTATCAGGAGGATTTAGGATTCCCGGGAGAATATCCCTACACTAGAGGGGTTCAACCCACCATGTACCGCAGTCGGTTCTGGACCATGCGCCAGTACGCCGGGTTTGCCACGGCGGAGGAATCCAACCAACGATATAAGTACTTGCTGGACCAGGGTCAGACGGGACTTTCCGTAGCCTTTGACCTGCCCACCCAAATCGGCTATGACTCGGATCATGAACTGGCCCAGGGAGAAGTGGGAAAAGTCGGGGTGGCCATTGATTCCTTAAAGGACATGGAGATTTTATTTGACGGAATCCCCCTGGACAAAGTCAGTACTTCCATGACCATCAATGCCCCGGCTGCGGTGCTTCTGGCGATGTATATTGCCGTGGGAGAAAAGCAGGGCGTCAGTGCGGATAAGTTACGGGGAACCATTCAAAATGACATTCTAAAGGAATACATAGCCCGGGGAACTTATATCTTTCCAACGGAAGAATCCATGAGGCTGATCACCGATATTTTTGCCTACTGTTCAAAGGAAGTACCGAATTGGAATACCATCAGTATTTCCGGATATCATATTCGGGAAGCGGGATCCTCGGCAACCCAGGAAGTGGCTTTTACTTTAGCCGATGGAATTGCCTATGTGGAAGCCGCAATCAAAGCGGGCTTGGACGTGGACTCCTTTGCGCCGCGACTGTCCTTCTTCTTTAACTCTCATAATGATTTACTGGAAGAAGTGGCAAAGTTCCGGGCCGCACGAAAGCTTTGGGCGAAGATCATGAAGGAACGCTTCGGGGCAAAAAATCCGAAGTCCATGCAACTGAAATTCCATACCCAAACCGCCGGATCCACCTTAACGGCCCAACAACCGGATAATAATATTGTTCGTGTGGCAGTGCAAACCCTGGCTGCGGTTCTTGGAGGCACCCAGTCCCTTCACACGAATTCAAAGGATGAAGCCATGGCTCTTCCCACGGAGGACTCCGTAAGAGTGGCCCTGAGAACCCAGCAAGTAGTGGCCCATGAAAGCGGAGTGGCGGATACCGTGGATCCTTTAGCCGGCTCCTTCTATGTAGAGAGTTTAACAAACTCCATCGAAGAAGAAGCGCTGAAATACATCGAAAAAATCGATGAACTGGGGGGTGCTCCGGAAGCCATCGAACAGGGCTATATTCAAAAGGAAATCATGGACAGCTCCTACAACTATCAAAAAGAGCTGGAAAAAGAAGAACGAATTGTGGTAGGAATGAATAAATTCCAAGTGGATGAAAAACCGGTGGAAGGTCTTTTAAAAGTAGACCCGAAGGTAGAGGAGCTGCAACGGGATAAAATTTCCAAAACCAAGGAATCTCGGGATGAGGCTGCGGTGAAGGAAAAACTACAAGCACTGAAAAAAGCCGCGGAAGGAAAGGATAACACCATGCCCTTCATTCTGGAGGCGGTTAAATCCTATGCAACCTTAGGAGAAATTTGCGACGTTTTACGAGAGGTATTCGGAGAGTATCAGCAAAGCGTTGTCATCTAA